The Hymenobacter sp. GOD-10R genome includes a window with the following:
- a CDS encoding glycosyltransferase — MNIVFFAHPDFLEHQSMPRFTRMLADGMQERGHAVQVWAPQPICSRLPGPGSLKKWFGYIDQYVLFPFKVRQRLKKNPADTLYVFTDHALGPWVPLVADQAHVVHCHDFLAQRSALGEIPDNATSWSGRIYQRYIHRGYSQGKHFISVSYRTKEDLHAFVSSPLTSKVVYNGLNQKFKPKEPTEARVQLGNRLKLDLTSGYLLHVGGNAWYKNRLGVIELYDAWRATSTSRLPLLLIGEMPSQALQDKRLASAFRDDIHFFSGVEDTYVQLAYAGATVFLFPSLAEGFGWPIAEAMASGCPVITTDEVPMTEVAGGAGFLIPRRPHEAAQVAAWAQNGARTIEQVVGLTAEERKDAVAAGVRSAQRFDPVLAINSIEDTYKTIIEGPRPNTIPLDKYSMKASPNEYQSNA, encoded by the coding sequence ATGAATATTGTTTTCTTTGCTCATCCAGATTTTCTGGAGCATCAAAGCATGCCTAGGTTTACCCGGATGCTAGCAGATGGAATGCAAGAGCGCGGGCATGCAGTGCAGGTATGGGCTCCGCAGCCCATCTGTTCTCGCCTTCCCGGTCCAGGCTCGCTGAAGAAATGGTTCGGCTACATTGACCAGTATGTGTTGTTCCCCTTCAAGGTACGGCAGCGCCTAAAGAAGAATCCCGCCGATACTCTTTACGTCTTTACCGATCATGCACTTGGCCCCTGGGTGCCGCTGGTTGCCGACCAAGCGCATGTTGTTCACTGCCATGATTTTCTAGCGCAGCGCTCCGCCCTAGGCGAGATACCCGATAACGCCACGAGCTGGTCAGGGCGCATTTATCAGCGCTACATTCACCGCGGTTACTCTCAGGGCAAGCACTTTATCTCGGTTTCGTACCGCACCAAGGAAGATCTGCATGCCTTTGTGTCTTCCCCGCTCACGTCCAAGGTGGTTTACAACGGCCTTAATCAGAAGTTTAAGCCGAAAGAACCTACGGAAGCCCGGGTGCAGCTCGGCAATCGGTTGAAGCTCGACCTCACTAGCGGTTATTTGCTGCACGTTGGCGGCAACGCCTGGTATAAAAACCGGCTTGGCGTTATCGAGCTATATGATGCTTGGCGCGCCACTTCTACCAGCCGCCTGCCGTTGCTGCTCATCGGCGAAATGCCTTCGCAAGCCTTGCAAGACAAGCGGCTCGCTTCTGCTTTCCGCGATGATATCCATTTCTTCTCGGGCGTGGAGGACACCTACGTGCAGCTAGCTTACGCTGGGGCCACGGTCTTTCTGTTCCCCTCCTTAGCTGAAGGCTTTGGCTGGCCCATTGCCGAGGCTATGGCTTCCGGTTGCCCCGTAATTACCACCGATGAAGTGCCCATGACGGAAGTAGCCGGGGGTGCTGGCTTTCTCATCCCGCGCCGCCCGCACGAGGCCGCACAGGTAGCAGCTTGGGCGCAAAACGGAGCCCGCACCATTGAGCAAGTCGTTGGACTAACGGCAGAAGAACGCAAAGACGCCGTGGCGGCTGGCGTTAGAAGCGCGCAACGCTTCGACCCCGTGCTGGCCATTAATAGCATCGAAGACACCTACAAAACCATCATCGAAGGTCCCCGGCCCAATACGATACCACTTGATAAGTATTCTATGAAAGCCTCGCCGAATGAATACCAGTCAAACGCCTGA
- the leuD gene encoding 3-isopropylmalate dehydratase small subunit, translated as MEKFQILRTTAIPLPIENIDTDQIIPARFLKATSREGFGENLFRDWRYTSEGTPKADFALNNPRYDGHILLAGKNFGCGSSREHAAWALYDASFKAVISSYFADIFRGNALNTGLLPLQVSDEVLQRLFDQIEQDPHTELVVNLPEQTLTVPAWGESIHFDLDPYKKECLINGYDDIDFLVNQKEAIAAYETTRAWAY; from the coding sequence ATGGAAAAATTCCAGATCCTTCGCACCACGGCCATTCCGTTGCCGATCGAGAATATTGATACGGACCAGATTATCCCAGCGCGTTTCCTAAAGGCTACGTCGCGGGAAGGCTTTGGTGAGAACCTATTCCGCGACTGGCGCTATACATCCGAAGGCACGCCTAAAGCTGACTTCGCGCTGAACAATCCGCGCTACGATGGCCATATTTTGCTGGCGGGCAAGAACTTCGGTTGCGGCTCTAGCCGCGAGCACGCCGCTTGGGCGCTGTATGACGCCAGCTTTAAGGCTGTTATTTCGAGCTACTTCGCTGATATCTTCCGCGGTAATGCCTTGAATACGGGTTTGCTGCCTTTGCAAGTAAGCGACGAGGTGCTACAACGCCTTTTCGACCAGATAGAACAAGATCCGCACACGGAGTTGGTGGTAAACCTACCCGAGCAAACGTTGACGGTACCTGCCTGGGGCGAAAGCATTCACTTCGACCTAGATCCTTACAAGAAGGAGTGCCTGATCAACGGCTACGACGACATTGATTTTTTAGTCAACCAAAAGGAGGCTATTGCCGCCTACGAAACCACACGCGCATGGGCATATTAA
- the leuC gene encoding 3-isopropylmalate dehydratase large subunit, with translation MREAGASRYTHPIMAQTLFDKIWDAHVVNSFGDLSVVYIDKHLIHEVTSPQAFDELTARGLPLFRKDQMLATADHNVPTRNQHLPIEEPLSRSQVNKLTENCEKFDVELYGLGHERQGIVHVIGPELGLTQPGMTIVCGDSHTSTHGAFGAIAFGIGTSQVAQVMASQCLLISKPKRMRITVEGDLHRGVTAKDLPLYVISKLGTGGATGYFVEYAGSAIRSLSMEGRMTLCNMSIEMGARGGMIAPDETTFAYVDGRPYAPQGERWEQALAYWRTLYSDADATFDSEYHFDAQDIYPMITYGTNPGMGIALNGLIPTEVASNEAVSFQNSLKYMGFAPGESLLGKEINYVFIGSCTNSRIEDLRTVASYVKGKHKAQNVEAIIVPGSKQVEQQAIAEGIDKVLAEAGFELREPGCSACLAMNEDKIPAGAYCVSTSNRNFEGRQGPGARTLLASPLVAAITAVEGRIVDITQYLN, from the coding sequence ATGCGCGAAGCTGGAGCTTCGCGCTACACCCACCCCATCATGGCACAGACTCTATTTGATAAGATTTGGGATGCTCACGTTGTGAACTCCTTCGGCGACTTGTCCGTCGTCTATATTGATAAACACCTCATTCACGAAGTCACGAGCCCCCAAGCTTTTGACGAATTGACTGCGCGCGGCCTGCCCCTGTTCCGCAAGGATCAGATGCTCGCTACGGCCGACCACAACGTGCCCACGCGCAACCAGCACTTGCCCATCGAGGAGCCGCTCTCCCGCTCGCAGGTAAACAAGCTTACCGAGAACTGCGAAAAGTTTGACGTGGAGCTGTACGGCCTAGGTCATGAGCGCCAAGGTATTGTGCACGTTATCGGACCTGAGCTAGGCCTCACCCAGCCTGGCATGACCATCGTATGTGGCGACAGCCACACCTCGACGCACGGCGCGTTTGGCGCTATTGCCTTCGGCATCGGCACGAGCCAGGTGGCGCAGGTAATGGCCTCGCAGTGCTTGCTCATCAGCAAGCCCAAGCGCATGCGTATCACCGTGGAAGGCGACCTACACCGTGGTGTAACTGCTAAGGATTTACCGCTTTATGTTATCTCCAAGCTAGGTACCGGCGGTGCCACGGGCTACTTCGTGGAGTACGCTGGCAGCGCTATCCGCAGCCTCAGCATGGAAGGCCGCATGACGCTCTGCAACATGAGCATCGAGATGGGCGCCCGCGGCGGCATGATTGCCCCTGATGAAACCACTTTCGCCTACGTAGATGGTCGCCCGTACGCTCCGCAAGGTGAGCGCTGGGAGCAGGCTCTTGCCTACTGGCGCACTCTATACTCCGACGCCGACGCCACGTTCGATTCGGAGTATCACTTCGACGCGCAGGACATCTACCCGATGATTACCTACGGCACCAACCCCGGCATGGGTATCGCGCTCAACGGGTTGATTCCGACTGAGGTAGCCAGCAACGAAGCCGTGAGCTTCCAGAACTCGCTCAAGTACATGGGCTTCGCGCCCGGCGAGTCGCTCTTAGGTAAAGAAATCAACTACGTGTTTATCGGCAGCTGCACCAATTCTCGCATCGAGGACTTGCGCACGGTAGCTAGCTACGTGAAAGGCAAGCACAAAGCTCAAAACGTGGAGGCCATTATCGTACCCGGCTCGAAACAGGTGGAGCAGCAAGCCATAGCGGAAGGCATCGACAAAGTGTTAGCCGAAGCAGGATTTGAGTTGCGCGAACCAGGTTGTAGCGCTTGCTTAGCCATGAACGAGGACAAGATTCCGGCTGGTGCCTACTGCGTTTCTACCTCGAACCGCAACTTTGAAGGCCGACAGGGACCTGGCGCCCGCACCTTGTTAGCCTCGCCCTTAGTGGCAGCTATTACGGCCGTGGAAGGTCGTATTGTCGATATTACGCAGTACCTGAACTAA
- a CDS encoding NPCBM/NEW2 domain-containing protein, producing the protein MKRTLLLSSALLGLAPASSFAQKASPKPTDFHQWAATPPMGWNSWDCYGPTVVEKEVKANADYMASKLKAYGWDYVVVDIRWYVGNDTAHGYNEKNPEYNIDQYGRFTPAPNRFPSAAGGKGFKPLADYMHSKGLKFGIHIMRGVPVEAVKRKLPILGTKVTAADIHTTEGQCNWLHDMYTIVAGKPGAQEYYNSIFELYASWGVDFVKIDDLSEPYHTAEIEMIRKAIDRTGRKIVLSMSPGETPIADAKHAQQHANMWRTVGDFWDSWEQLKEHFDVCERWAPYIMPGAWPDADMLPLGRLGIRAERGDDRMTRFTKDEQHTLMTLWSIFRSPLMFGGDLPSNDPFTLSLLTNKNVLAVHHNSKNNKQLFRNGDAVGWMADDPQTGDKYLALFNAADQKPADEKDAKWVSSQITRQNVSQTVDIDVTGAKKLYLCVRGGADGTAWDHANWLNPTLTNGDKTLQLTTATWKEASAGWGKTTVNKSVSGGPLTVDGKVYENGIGTHANSVIEYDLPAGYTRFKATVGLDKAAAGQNTGGTLKFLVFTTSPMQAMPPDSARISVALKDLGFPAGVTVQDLWTGRKVGTFTQGFSPFIRRHGAGFYHVSASTSGKKS; encoded by the coding sequence TTGAAACGTACGCTTTTGCTCAGCAGCGCCTTGCTCGGCCTTGCGCCAGCTTCCTCCTTCGCCCAAAAAGCTAGCCCCAAGCCAACTGATTTTCACCAATGGGCCGCCACGCCGCCAATGGGCTGGAATAGCTGGGACTGCTACGGCCCGACGGTGGTAGAGAAAGAAGTGAAGGCCAACGCCGACTACATGGCCAGCAAGCTCAAGGCGTACGGTTGGGACTACGTGGTGGTCGATATTCGCTGGTACGTGGGCAACGACACGGCCCACGGCTACAACGAGAAAAATCCGGAGTACAACATCGACCAGTACGGCCGCTTCACGCCGGCGCCGAACCGGTTTCCGTCGGCGGCTGGGGGCAAGGGCTTCAAGCCGCTGGCCGATTACATGCACAGCAAGGGCCTAAAGTTCGGCATTCACATTATGCGCGGCGTGCCGGTGGAAGCCGTGAAGCGCAAGCTGCCCATCCTAGGTACCAAAGTCACCGCGGCCGATATTCACACGACGGAAGGGCAGTGCAACTGGCTCCACGACATGTACACCATCGTGGCTGGTAAGCCGGGGGCGCAGGAATACTATAACTCGATCTTCGAGCTATATGCGTCGTGGGGCGTTGATTTCGTGAAGATTGACGACTTGTCAGAACCCTACCACACGGCTGAAATCGAGATGATCCGTAAGGCTATCGACCGCACGGGCCGCAAGATTGTGCTGAGCATGTCGCCGGGCGAAACGCCGATTGCTGATGCCAAACACGCCCAACAGCACGCCAACATGTGGCGCACCGTGGGCGACTTCTGGGACAGCTGGGAGCAGCTCAAAGAGCACTTCGACGTGTGCGAGCGATGGGCGCCCTACATCATGCCCGGTGCCTGGCCCGACGCCGATATGCTGCCCCTGGGTCGCCTAGGCATCCGGGCCGAGCGCGGCGACGACCGCATGACACGCTTCACCAAAGATGAGCAGCACACACTCATGACGTTGTGGAGCATCTTCCGCTCTCCGCTCATGTTCGGTGGCGATTTGCCCAGCAACGACCCCTTTACCTTGTCATTGCTGACGAATAAGAACGTGCTGGCAGTACATCACAACAGCAAGAACAACAAGCAGCTATTCCGCAACGGCGACGCTGTTGGTTGGATGGCCGACGATCCGCAAACCGGCGACAAATACCTAGCTCTCTTCAACGCCGCCGACCAGAAGCCCGCCGATGAGAAAGATGCCAAGTGGGTGAGCAGCCAGATCACGCGGCAGAACGTTAGCCAAACGGTAGATATCGACGTTACGGGTGCCAAAAAGCTGTACCTGTGCGTGCGCGGTGGCGCAGACGGCACCGCCTGGGACCACGCCAACTGGCTCAACCCAACGCTCACCAACGGCGATAAAACCTTGCAGCTAACCACCGCAACCTGGAAAGAAGCGTCGGCAGGTTGGGGTAAGACCACGGTGAACAAATCCGTATCGGGTGGCCCCTTAACGGTCGACGGCAAGGTGTACGAAAACGGTATCGGCACCCACGCCAACTCGGTGATTGAGTATGATTTGCCGGCTGGCTACACACGATTCAAGGCCACCGTAGGGCTGGACAAAGCGGCTGCTGGGCAAAACACCGGCGGTACGCTCAAGTTCTTGGTATTCACTACGAGCCCTATGCAGGCTATGCCGCCCGACTCGGCGCGCATATCGGTGGCGCTCAAAGACCTAGGTTTTCCAGCCGGCGTCACGGTACAAGATTTATGGACGGGCCGGAAAGTGGGCACCTTCACGCAAGGTTTCTCGCCGTTTATCCGGCGGCACGGCGCGGGTTTCTACCACGTGTCAGCTAGCACCAGCGGCAAGAAGTCGTAA
- a CDS encoding head GIN domain-containing protein — MKKVLLSMFLPMLFLSACDNDLIAPNVRGVGPTESETRTLNSFSSVELKIDAEVVLTQGPTQEVRIEAQRNILDVLETELSGNKLEIEYGHHNVRGHDPVKVYITVPSLSEVEVAGSGKIHSATPWTASSFRSHVSGSGEIIMTFAKVDGLRTNVSGSGEVRLSGVAQSHNTTISGSGKIYAYDLTSQDTYASISGSGKTYVSAARTLEVDLSGSGSVYYRGNPKVSSRISGSGKVLSEN, encoded by the coding sequence ATGAAAAAAGTACTGCTCTCTATGTTCCTCCCTATGCTGTTCCTCTCGGCCTGCGACAATGATTTGATAGCGCCCAATGTGCGAGGCGTCGGCCCAACGGAATCGGAAACACGCACGCTGAACAGCTTCAGCAGCGTAGAGTTGAAGATTGATGCAGAGGTTGTTCTCACGCAAGGCCCCACGCAAGAAGTGCGCATCGAAGCCCAGCGTAACATCCTCGACGTTCTGGAAACGGAGCTTTCCGGCAACAAGCTCGAAATCGAATATGGCCACCACAATGTGCGTGGTCACGACCCGGTGAAAGTGTACATCACCGTGCCTTCGCTCTCCGAGGTGGAGGTAGCTGGCTCCGGCAAGATTCATAGCGCCACCCCCTGGACGGCAAGCAGCTTCCGCTCGCACGTATCCGGGTCGGGCGAGATTATCATGACTTTTGCGAAAGTGGATGGCCTGCGGACAAACGTATCAGGTTCGGGTGAGGTGCGCCTGAGCGGAGTGGCGCAGAGCCATAACACAACCATTAGCGGCTCGGGTAAGATCTACGCCTATGATCTCACCAGCCAGGACACGTATGCTTCTATTAGCGGTTCGGGTAAAACCTATGTGTCTGCTGCCCGCACGCTGGAAGTTGACCTGAGCGGGAGCGGCTCGGTGTATTACCGCGGCAATCCGAAGGTAAGCTCCCGTATTTCCGGCTCGGGCAAAGTGCTATCCGAGAATTAA
- the leuB gene encoding 3-isopropylmalate dehydrogenase, translating to MGILRKKIAVLAGDGIGPEVCHEAIKVLDAVAERFGHRFTYDYQLMGACAIDATGDPLPESTLAACRAADAILLGAIGDPKYDNNPAAKVRPEQGLLRLRKELGLYANIRPVTAYDILLPHSPLKADRIAGADMLIYRELTGGIYFGEKGRTENGAFDHCTYTRPEITRISHLAFQSAQSRRKKLTLVDKANVLETSRLWREVVQELAPAYPDVAVDYLFVDNAAMQLILNPKQFDVMLTENMFGDILSDEASVIAGSLGLLPSASVGDKAAMFEPIHGSYPQAKGRSIANPIATILSIAMMLEHFGLQEAANVVKDAVQDALAQNVLTPELNPTSPSTTEQVGTHIAQCVLGFPTSQLHRDNIKAGMSTII from the coding sequence ATGGGCATATTAAGAAAGAAAATTGCCGTACTGGCCGGTGATGGTATCGGACCAGAAGTCTGTCACGAAGCTATTAAGGTGTTGGATGCCGTAGCAGAGCGCTTCGGCCACCGCTTTACCTACGATTACCAACTGATGGGCGCCTGCGCCATCGACGCTACTGGCGACCCGCTGCCGGAGTCCACCCTAGCCGCCTGCCGCGCTGCCGATGCCATCCTGCTCGGCGCCATCGGCGACCCCAAGTATGACAACAACCCCGCCGCCAAGGTGCGCCCCGAGCAGGGCTTGCTGCGCCTGCGTAAGGAGCTAGGTCTGTACGCTAACATCCGCCCCGTAACGGCCTATGACATACTGCTACCCCACTCGCCGCTGAAGGCCGACCGCATTGCCGGCGCCGACATGCTGATCTACCGGGAGCTAACCGGCGGTATCTACTTCGGCGAGAAAGGCCGCACGGAAAATGGCGCCTTCGACCATTGCACCTACACCCGCCCGGAGATTACGCGCATTTCGCACCTAGCTTTCCAATCGGCCCAGAGCCGCCGCAAAAAGCTGACCTTGGTAGACAAAGCCAACGTGCTGGAAACCTCGCGCTTGTGGCGCGAAGTGGTGCAAGAGCTAGCTCCAGCCTACCCCGACGTAGCCGTGGATTACTTGTTCGTGGATAACGCCGCTATGCAGCTCATCTTGAACCCCAAACAGTTCGATGTGATGCTGACCGAGAACATGTTCGGTGACATTCTCTCGGATGAGGCTTCCGTAATTGCTGGTTCCTTGGGTCTGCTGCCCTCCGCTTCGGTGGGCGACAAAGCCGCGATGTTCGAGCCTATCCACGGCTCGTACCCACAGGCCAAAGGCCGGAGCATTGCCAACCCGATTGCCACTATCCTGTCCATCGCCATGATGCTGGAACACTTCGGTTTGCAGGAAGCCGCCAACGTGGTGAAAGATGCGGTGCAAGATGCCCTCGCTCAGAATGTGTTGACGCCTGAGCTGAATCCGACGTCGCCTTCTACTACGGAACAAGTCGGAACGCACATCGCGCAATGCGTGCTAGGTTTTCCCACCTCACAGCTTCACCGCGACAATATTAAAGCGGGTATGAGCACGATTATCTAA
- a CDS encoding 2-isopropylmalate synthase: MTAQRIQIFDTTLRDGEQVPGCKLNREEKLVIARQLELLGVDVIEAGFPVSSPGDFAAVHAIAAQTKEATVCGLTRAVENDIRVAADALKLARYPRIHTGIGTSELHVKHKLCSTQELVLERAIAAVKLAKSFVEDVEFYAEDAGRTDNVYLARVCEAVIKAGATVLNIPDTTGYCLPEEYGAKIRFLRENVKGIENVTLSTHCHNDLGLATANSIAGVVHGARQIECTINGVGERAGNTALEEVVMILRQHPYLNLDTNINTKLLTETSTMVSHMMGMPVQANKAIVGANAFSHSSGIHQDGVIKHRETYEIIDPREVGAPDSSIVLTARSGRAALGYRLQKIGYAFNKSVLDQAYASFLVLADRKKEVVDEDLHILVEQENLVAAS, from the coding sequence ATGACGGCTCAACGAATCCAAATCTTCGACACCACCCTACGCGACGGGGAGCAAGTGCCAGGATGCAAGCTAAACAGGGAAGAGAAACTTGTTATTGCCCGGCAGCTTGAACTGCTAGGCGTAGATGTTATCGAAGCCGGTTTCCCCGTTTCGAGCCCCGGTGATTTTGCGGCGGTGCACGCCATTGCTGCCCAAACCAAAGAAGCTACTGTGTGCGGCCTGACCCGGGCCGTTGAAAATGATATTCGCGTGGCGGCTGACGCCCTGAAGCTAGCCCGTTATCCGCGCATTCATACCGGCATTGGTACTTCCGAGCTGCATGTGAAGCACAAGCTCTGCTCGACGCAGGAACTCGTATTGGAGCGCGCCATTGCCGCCGTGAAGCTAGCTAAATCCTTCGTGGAAGATGTGGAGTTTTACGCCGAAGACGCTGGCCGCACCGATAACGTGTATCTAGCTCGCGTGTGCGAAGCCGTAATTAAGGCTGGCGCCACCGTGCTCAACATTCCTGATACCACCGGCTACTGCCTGCCCGAAGAGTACGGCGCCAAGATCAGGTTCTTGCGCGAGAACGTGAAAGGCATTGAGAACGTGACGCTTTCTACGCACTGCCATAATGACCTAGGTCTAGCTACGGCTAACTCCATTGCGGGTGTGGTACACGGCGCCCGGCAGATTGAGTGCACCATCAACGGCGTCGGCGAGCGGGCTGGCAACACGGCGTTGGAAGAAGTCGTGATGATTTTGCGCCAGCACCCTTACCTGAACCTCGATACTAATATCAATACCAAGCTGCTGACCGAAACGTCAACGATGGTGTCGCACATGATGGGTATGCCGGTGCAGGCCAACAAAGCTATTGTGGGTGCCAATGCCTTCTCGCACTCCAGCGGCATCCACCAGGATGGCGTGATCAAGCACCGCGAGACGTACGAAATCATTGACCCGCGCGAAGTAGGCGCCCCCGATTCGTCGATTGTCCTGACGGCTCGTTCGGGCCGCGCCGCGCTGGGTTACCGGCTGCAGAAGATCGGCTATGCGTTCAATAAAAGTGTGTTAGATCAAGCTTACGCTTCGTTCCTAGTGCTCGCCGACCGTAAAAAAGAAGTTGTGGACGAAGATTTGCACATCTTGGTTGAACAAGAAAACCTGGTTGCCGCAAGCTAG
- a CDS encoding FecR family protein: MADFLPDSDVPWELLAKHLAGEASASEQQQLHHWLAVEPSRLQLLTDATRTWERGRNTMKAFTEADVEPAWQRFRTSAGLAPTPPAEASPARVVPMWSTPIGIMRIAAALALCIGVWGLMRAWLPKKLGTQEVTVAAGPKIQLTTLPDGSRVWVNRNSTLTYGANFNGATREVRLQGEAFFEVKKDHGRPFTVLAHDTRTRVLGTSFNVRAYPAEDSVEVAVVTGRVSFLPSSRVKPAAPDSLLLPGRRGVIYKETPLVVAQHSITDFNFRAWQRQELVFDNQPLREVAQDLARYYGTPVKLARPALGECRFTGSFRQVTLSQALHIVSLSAGLTVAQSAEGYVLDGAGCR, from the coding sequence ATGGCCGATTTCTTACCCGATTCCGATGTTCCGTGGGAGTTGCTGGCCAAGCACTTGGCCGGCGAAGCTTCTGCGTCGGAGCAGCAGCAATTGCACCACTGGCTGGCCGTTGAGCCAAGTCGGTTGCAGCTGCTCACCGACGCCACACGGACCTGGGAGCGGGGCAGAAACACAATGAAAGCGTTTACGGAAGCCGACGTGGAGCCCGCCTGGCAACGCTTCCGCACTTCGGCTGGCCTAGCTCCAACGCCGCCAGCCGAAGCTAGCCCGGCTCGGGTTGTGCCGATGTGGTCGACGCCAATAGGCATAATGCGTATTGCCGCTGCTCTTGCCTTGTGCATCGGCGTGTGGGGTCTGATGCGGGCGTGGTTACCAAAAAAGCTAGGCACTCAAGAAGTTACTGTAGCAGCCGGTCCCAAAATTCAGCTGACCACCTTGCCCGACGGCAGCCGCGTGTGGGTGAACCGCAACTCTACGCTGACGTATGGCGCTAACTTCAACGGGGCGACCCGCGAAGTGCGCCTGCAAGGCGAGGCTTTCTTTGAGGTGAAAAAGGACCACGGCCGTCCCTTCACGGTGCTGGCCCACGATACTCGTACGCGGGTGCTGGGTACTTCCTTCAACGTGCGCGCCTACCCAGCCGAAGATTCGGTGGAGGTGGCTGTCGTGACGGGGCGGGTCTCCTTTCTGCCTAGCTCCCGTGTGAAGCCCGCCGCCCCCGATTCGCTGCTCTTACCAGGCCGCAGAGGGGTGATCTACAAGGAAACACCGCTCGTAGTCGCGCAGCATTCTATTACCGATTTCAACTTTCGGGCGTGGCAGCGGCAGGAGTTAGTGTTTGATAACCAACCACTCCGCGAGGTAGCGCAAGATCTAGCGCGTTACTACGGCACGCCTGTCAAGCTGGCCCGGCCAGCCTTAGGCGAGTGCCGGTTCACCGGCTCCTTCCGGCAAGTGACGTTGTCGCAGGCGCTACACATCGTCAGCCTTTCGGCGGGCCTGACCGTCGCGCAGTCTGCCGAGGGCTATGTGCTCGATGGCGCGGGCTGCCGCTAG
- a CDS encoding RNA polymerase sigma-70 factor, with protein MPPDENADILESRLATLQHADEEAFMELLFRSFYQPLGNVIYRVVQDRAAAEDLLQDLFLKVWNNRGTLVITTTYKAYLYRAAMNTALHHLQKHKYQVAWDDARVPEPSRNDTADNLAGEEVELAVAGALEALPPQCRAVFVMSREEGMSYRQIAEALNVAPKTVENQMGKALRLLRERLSGFLSGMSMCVAMMVENIF; from the coding sequence ATGCCTCCTGACGAAAACGCTGACATACTGGAAAGCCGGCTGGCGACGCTGCAACACGCTGATGAAGAAGCCTTCATGGAGCTGCTGTTTCGCTCGTTTTATCAGCCGCTGGGCAACGTCATCTACCGGGTAGTACAAGATCGAGCTGCCGCCGAGGACCTGTTGCAGGACCTCTTTCTGAAAGTATGGAATAACCGCGGCACGCTCGTCATCACGACGACTTACAAAGCGTATCTCTACCGCGCCGCTATGAATACGGCTTTGCACCACCTGCAAAAGCACAAGTACCAAGTGGCCTGGGACGATGCACGCGTTCCTGAACCGAGCCGCAACGACACGGCCGACAATTTGGCCGGCGAAGAAGTCGAGCTAGCAGTAGCTGGTGCTCTCGAAGCGCTGCCACCGCAGTGTCGGGCGGTGTTCGTGATGAGCCGGGAAGAGGGCATGAGCTACCGCCAAATTGCCGAAGCCCTGAACGTGGCCCCTAAAACCGTCGAAAACCAGATGGGCAAAGCGCTGCGGCTGTTGCGGGAGCGGCTAAGTGGTTTCCTGTCAGGCATGAGCATGTGCGTAGCGATGATGGTTGAAAATATTTTTTGA